In a single window of the Panthera leo isolate Ple1 chromosome A1, P.leo_Ple1_pat1.1, whole genome shotgun sequence genome:
- the PCDHB4 gene encoding protocadherin beta-4 isoform X2: MKTPGRIQPNRQVVAFILMVFLSQACPEPIRYSVIEETESGSFIAHLAKDLGLGIGELTARSARVVSDDDKQRLQLDRQTGDLLLREKIDREELCGSVEPCVLHFQVLLETPVQFFEGELSIQDINDHSPVFPTGEMLLKIPENSQPGTLFPLKLAQDLDVGSNGLQKYTISPNSYFHVLTRNHSEAKKYPDLVQDKALDREEQPAFSLTLIALDGGSPPKSGTITVRILITDVNDNAPEFVHTPYEVQVLENSSLDSPVLSVSAKDIDSGNFGSVSYGFFQASDEIKQTFSINEVTGEIRLTKKLDFEHIKSYHVEIEAIDGGGLSGKGTVVIHVVDVNDNAPELTISSLTNSIPENAPETVVSIFRIRDRDSGDNGKMICSIPDNLPFLLKPTFKNFYTLVTESPLDRESRAEYNITITVTDLGTPRLKTQHNITVTVSDVNDNAPAFSQTTYTLRVRENNSPALHIGSVSATDRDSGANAQVTYSLLPPADPQLPLASLVSINADNGQLFALRSLDYEALQAFEFGVRAADRGSPALSSQARVRVLVLDDNDNAPFVLYPPQNGSAPCTELVPRAAEAGYLVTKVVAVDGDSGQNAWLSYQLLKATEPGLFGVWAHNGEVRTARLLSERDAVKHRLVVLVKDNGEPPRSASVTLHVLLVDGFSQPYLPLPEVAAAEARADPLTVYLVVALASVSSLFLFSVLVFVAVRLCRRSRAASAGRCSGPEGHFPGPLVDVSGAGTPSQSYQYDVCLTGDPRTGCLKTCFPINLNRN, from the exons ATGAAGACGCCAGGGAGAATTCAACCAAACAGGCAAGTGGTGGCCTTTATTTTGATGGTGTTCTTGTCCCAGGCTTGCCCTGAGCCTATTCGTTATTCTGTGATAGAAGAAACAGAGAGTGGCTCCTTTATAGCCCATCTGGCCAAAGATCTGGGCCTGGGAATTGGGGAACTGACCGCTAGGTCAGCCCGGGTGGTGTCTGACGATGACAAGCAGCGCTTGCAACTGGATCGTCAGACTGGagatttgcttttgagagagaaaatagaccGGGAAGAACTATGTGGCTCTGTTGAACCGTGTGTACTGCATTTCCAAGTGTTGCTGGAAACGCCGGTGCAATTTTTTGAAGGAGAATTATCAATCCAGGACATAAATGACCACTCCCCAGTATTCCCGACTGGGGAAATGCTCTTGAAAATACCGGAGAACAGCCAGCCAGGGACTCTGTTTCCGTTGAAATTAGCTCAGGATTTGGATGTGGGTAGCAATGGCCTTCAAAAGTACACTATCAGCCCcaattcttattttcatgttcTAACTCGAAATCATAGTGAGGCCAAGAAATACCCAGATTTGGTGCAGGACAAAGCGCTGGATCGAGAGGAGCAGCCTGCGTTCAGCTTAACCCTCATAGCACTGGATGGTGGATCTCCACCTAAGTCTGGCACCATCACAGTGCGAATCCTGATCACAGACGTCAATGACAATGCTCCAGAGTTTGTGCACACCCCATATGAAGTACAGGTCTTGGAAAACAGCTCCCTAGACTCCCCAGTACTTAGTGTCTCAGCTAAAGATATAGATTCTGGAAACTTCGGGAGTGTTTCCTACGGCTTTTTCCAAGCATCAGATGAAATTAAACAAACTTTCTCAATTAATGAAGTCACAGGAGAAATCCGACTGACAAAGAAACTGGATTTTGAACACATTAAATCTTACCACGTAGAAATTGAGGCCATAGATGGCGGAGGCCTTTCTGGAAAAGGCACTGTAGTCATACACGTGGTGGATGTGAACGACAATGCCCCTGAGCTTACCATATCTTCACTCACCAACTCCATCCCAGAAAATGCTCCTGAGACTGTAGTGTCTATCTTCAGAATTCGAGATAGAGACTCTGGAGACAATGGAAAGATGATTTGCTCTATCCCAGATAATCTGCCGTTCCTTCTGAAACCGACTTTCAAGAATTTCTACACGCTGGTAACGGAGAGTCCCCTcgacagagagagcagagccgAATACAACATCACCATCACGGTCACCGACTTGGGGACCCCCAGGCTGAAAACGCAGCACAACATAACCGTGACGGTCTCCGACGTCAACGACAACGCCCCCGCCTTCAGCCAAACCACCTACACCCTGCGCGTCCGCGAAAACAACAGCCCCGCCCTGCACATCGGCAGCGTGAGCGCCACGGACAGGGACTCGGGCGCCAACGCCCAGGTCACCTACTCGCTGCTGCCGCCCGCGGACCCGCAGctgcccctggcctccctggtGTCCATCAACGCGGACAACGGGCAGCTGTTCGCGCTCAGGTCCCTGGATTACGAGGCGCTGCAGGCGTTCGAGTTCGGCGTGCGCGCGGCCGACCGCGGCTCGCCCGCGCTCAGCAGCCAGGCGCGGGTGCGCGTGCTGGTGCTGGACGACAACGACAACGCGCCCTTCGTGCTGTACCCGCCGCAGAACGGCTCTGCGCCCTGCACCGAGCTGGTGCCCAGGGCGGCCGAGGCGGGCTACCTGGTGACCAAGGTGGTGGCGGTGGACGGCGACTCGGGCCAGAACGCCTGGCTGTCGTACCAGCTGCTCAAGGCCACGGAGCCCGGGCTGTTCGGCGTGTGGGCGCACAACGGCGAGGTGCGCACGGCCCGGCTGCTGAGCGAGCGCGACGCCGTCAAGCACAGGCTGGTGGTGCTGGTCAAGGACAATGGCGAGCCGCCGCGCTCGGCCAGCGTCACGCTGCACGTGCTGCTGGTGGACGGCTTCTCGCAGCCCTACCTGCCGCTCCCGGAGGTGGCGGCGGCCGAGGCGCGGGCCGACCCGCTCACCGTCTACTTGGTCGTGGCCTTGGCGTCCGTGTCGTCGCTCTTCCTGTTCTCGGTGCTGGTGTTCGTGGCGGTGCGGCTGTGCAGGCGGAGCCGGGCGGCGTCTGCGGGTCGCTGCTCGGGGCCCGAGGGCCACTTTCCGGGCCCCCTGGTGGACGTCAGTGGCGCGGGGACGCCTTCGCAGAGCTACCAGTATGACGTGTGTCTGACGGGAGACCCTAGGACTG GATGTTTAAAGACATGTTTTCCTATTAATCTGAACAGAAACTGA
- the LOC122219119 gene encoding protocadherin beta-5, protein METALAKTPQKRQVLFLTILMLLWEAGCDSIRYSIPEETESGSFVANLAKDLGLRVGELATRGARIHYKGNKQLLELDVETGNLLLYEKLDREVLCGVTDPCILYFQLLLENPVQFFQADLQLTDINDHSPEFLDKEMLLKIPESVQPGTVFPLKIAQDFDIGSNTVQNYTISPNSHFHVVTHNRGDGRKYPELMLDKSLDREEQSELSLTLTALDGGDPPRSGTTAVRIEVVDINDNAPAFLQSLYEVQVPENSPPNSLVVVVSAQDLDAGTYGNVRYTLFQGNQVIQPFVVDEITGEIHLKKALDFEATRYYNVEIAGTDGGGLSGKCTVAIEVVDVNDNAPELTMSTLTSTTPENSPETVVAVFSVSDPDSGDNGRMVCSIQNDLPFLLKPTFKNFYTLVTEKPLDRESQAEYNITITVTDLGTPRLKTQHNITVTVSDVNDNAPAFSQTTYTLRVRENNSPALHIGSVSATDRDSGANAQVTYSLLPPADPQLPLASLVSINADNGQLFALRSLDYEALQAFEFGVRAADRGSPALSSQARVRVLVLDDNDNAPFVLYPPQNGSAPCTELVPRAAEAGYLVTKVVAVDGDSGQNAWLSYQLLKATEPGLFGVWAHNGEVRTARLLSERDAVKHRLVVLVKDNGEPPRSASVTLHVLLVDGFSQPYLPLPEVAAAEARADPLTVYLVVALASVSSLFLFSVLVFVAVRLCRRSRAASAGRCSGPEGHFPGHLVDVSGAGTLSQSYQYEVCLQGGSETSEFKFLKPIIPNFPPQGIGKEMEENATFRNSFGFN, encoded by the coding sequence ATGGAGACAGCGCTAGCAAAAACGCCACAGAAAAGGCAAGTTCTCTTTCTTACTATATTGATGCTTTTGTGGGAGGCTGGCTGTGACTCAATTAGGTATTCCAttccagaagaaacagaaagtggcTCCTTTGTGGCCAACCTGGCAAAGGACCTGGGGCTCAGGGTGGGGGAACTAGCTACTCGAGGCGCGCGAATCCattacaaaggaaacaaacagctcTTGGAACTGGATGTAGAAACCGGGAATTTGCTGCTATATGAAAAACTAGACCGGGAGGTGCTGTGCGGAGTGACAGATCCCTGTATACTGTACTTCCAGTTATTACTGGAAAACCCAGTGCAGTTTTTTCAGGCTGATCTGCAGCTCACAGATATAAATGACCATTCCCCAGAGTTCCTAGACAAGGAAATGCTCCTCAAAATCCCAGAAAGCGTTCAGCCTGGGACtgtatttcctttgaaaatagcTCAGGACTTTGACATAGGTAGCAACACTGTTCAGAACTACACAATCAGCCCCAACTCCCATTTTCATGTTGTCACTCATAATCGCGGAGATGGCAGAAAATACCCAGAGCTCATGCTGGACAAATCGCTGGACCGGGAGGAGCAGTCTGAACTCAGTTTAACCCTTACGGCGCTGGATGGTGGGGATCCACCTAGGTCCGGGACCACTGCAGTCCGTATTGAAGTCGTGGACATCAATGATAATGCCCCTGCGTTTTTACAGTCGCTCTATGAGGTACAGGTCCCGGAGAACAGCCCCCCAAACTCCTTAGTTGTCGTTGTCTCTGCCCAAGATTTAGATGCAGGAACATATGGGAATGTACGCTACACTCTATTCCAAGGCAATCAAGTTATTCAACCATTTGTAGTAGACGAAATAACAGGAGAAATTCATCTGAAAAAGGCATTGGATTTCGAGGCAACTCGATACTATAACGTGGAAATTGCAGGCACAGACGGTGGGGGCCTTTCAGGAAAATGCACTGTAGCTATAGAAGTTGTGGATGTGAATGACAACGCCCCCGAACTGACCATGTCAACGCTCACAAGCACAACCCCAGAAAACTCCCCAGAGACTGTAGTTGctgttttcagtgtttctgaTCCGGACTCCGGGGACAACGGTAGGATGGTTTGCTCCATCCAGAACGatcttccctttctcttgaaACCCACATTCAAGAACTTTTACACCCTAGTTACAGAAAAGCCACTGGACAGAGAAAGCCAAGCCGAGTACAACATCACCATCACCGTCACCGACTTGGGGACCCCCAGGCTGAAAACGCAGCACAACATAACCGTGACGGTCTCCGACGTCAACGACAACGCCCCCGCCTTCAGCCAAACCACCTACACCCTGCGCGTCCGCGAGAACAACAGCCCCGCCCTGCACATCGGCAGCGTGAGCGCCACGGACAGGGACTCGGGCGCCAACGCCCAGGTCACCTACTCGCTGCTGCCGCCCGCGGACCCGCAGctgcccctggcctccctggtGTCCATCAACGCGGACAACGGGCAGCTGTTCGCGCTCAGGTCCCTGGATTACGAGGCGCTGCAGGCGTTCGAGTTCGGCGTGCGCGCGGCCGACCGCGGCTCGCCCGCGCTCAGCAGCCAGGCGCGGGTGCGCGTGCTGGTGCTGGACGACAACGACAACGCGCCCTTCGTGCTGTACCCGCCGCAGAACGGCTCTGCGCCCTGCACCGAGCTGGTGCCCAGGGCGGCCGAGGCGGGCTACCTGGTGACCAAGGTGGTGGCGGTGGACGGCGACTCGGGCCAGAACGCCTGGCTGTCGTACCAGCTGCTCAAGGCCACGGAGCCCGGGCTGTTCGGCGTGTGGGCGCACAACGGCGAGGTGCGCACGGCCCGGCTGCTGAGCGAGCGCGACGCCGTCAAGCACAGGCTGGTGGTGCTGGTCAAGGACAATGGCGAGCCGCCGCGCTCGGCCAGCGTCACGCTGCACGTGCTGCTGGTGGACGGCTTCTCGCAGCCCTACCTGCCGCTCCCGGAGGTGGCGGCGGCCGAGGCGCGGGCAGACCCGCTCACCGTCTACTTGGTCGTGGCCTTGGCGTCCGTGTCGTCGCTCTTCCTGTTCTCGGTGCTGGTGTTCGTGGCGGTGCGGCTGTGCAGGCGGAGCCGGGCGGCGTCTGCGGGTCGCTGCTCGGGGCCCGAGGGCCACTTTCCGGGCCACCTGGTGGACGTCAGCGGCGCGGGGACGCTGTCCCAGAGCTACCAGTATGAGGTGTGTCTGCAGGGAGGCTCGGAGACTAGTGAGTTCAAGTTCTTGAAGCCGATTATCCCGAACTTCCCTCCCCAGGGCATTGGAAAGGAAATGGAGGAAAACGCCACCTTCCGGAATAGCTTTGGATTCAATTAG
- the PCDHB4 gene encoding protocadherin beta-4 isoform X1 codes for MKTPGRIQPNRQVVAFILMVFLSQACPEPIRYSVIEETESGSFIAHLAKDLGLGIGELTARSARVVSDDDKQRLQLDRQTGDLLLREKIDREELCGSVEPCVLHFQVLLETPVQFFEGELSIQDINDHSPVFPTGEMLLKIPENSQPGTLFPLKLAQDLDVGSNGLQKYTISPNSYFHVLTRNHSEAKKYPDLVQDKALDREEQPAFSLTLIALDGGSPPKSGTITVRILITDVNDNAPEFVHTPYEVQVLENSSLDSPVLSVSAKDIDSGNFGSVSYGFFQASDEIKQTFSINEVTGEIRLTKKLDFEHIKSYHVEIEAIDGGGLSGKGTVVIHVVDVNDNAPELTISSLTNSIPENAPETVVSIFRIRDRDSGDNGKMICSIPDNLPFLLKPTFKNFYTLVTESPLDRESRAEYNITITVTDLGTPRLKTQHNITVTVSDVNDNAPAFSQTTYTLRVRENNSPALHIGSVSATDRDSGANAQVTYSLLPPADPQLPLASLVSINADNGQLFALRSLDYEALQAFEFGVRAADRGSPALSSQARVRVLVLDDNDNAPFVLYPPQNGSAPCTELVPRAAEAGYLVTKVVAVDGDSGQNAWLSYQLLKATEPGLFGVWAHNGEVRTARLLSERDAVKHRLVVLVKDNGEPPRSASVTLHVLLVDGFSQPYLPLPEVAAAEARADPLTVYLVVALASVSSLFLFSVLVFVAVRLCRRSRAASAGRCSGPEGHFPGPLVDVSGAGTPSQSYQYDVCLTGDPRTDMNIRYQPNNYLPLMSKLSSLQCSFEVFYFNLSVLC; via the exons ATGAAGACGCCAGGGAGAATTCAACCAAACAGGCAAGTGGTGGCCTTTATTTTGATGGTGTTCTTGTCCCAGGCTTGCCCTGAGCCTATTCGTTATTCTGTGATAGAAGAAACAGAGAGTGGCTCCTTTATAGCCCATCTGGCCAAAGATCTGGGCCTGGGAATTGGGGAACTGACCGCTAGGTCAGCCCGGGTGGTGTCTGACGATGACAAGCAGCGCTTGCAACTGGATCGTCAGACTGGagatttgcttttgagagagaaaatagaccGGGAAGAACTATGTGGCTCTGTTGAACCGTGTGTACTGCATTTCCAAGTGTTGCTGGAAACGCCGGTGCAATTTTTTGAAGGAGAATTATCAATCCAGGACATAAATGACCACTCCCCAGTATTCCCGACTGGGGAAATGCTCTTGAAAATACCGGAGAACAGCCAGCCAGGGACTCTGTTTCCGTTGAAATTAGCTCAGGATTTGGATGTGGGTAGCAATGGCCTTCAAAAGTACACTATCAGCCCcaattcttattttcatgttcTAACTCGAAATCATAGTGAGGCCAAGAAATACCCAGATTTGGTGCAGGACAAAGCGCTGGATCGAGAGGAGCAGCCTGCGTTCAGCTTAACCCTCATAGCACTGGATGGTGGATCTCCACCTAAGTCTGGCACCATCACAGTGCGAATCCTGATCACAGACGTCAATGACAATGCTCCAGAGTTTGTGCACACCCCATATGAAGTACAGGTCTTGGAAAACAGCTCCCTAGACTCCCCAGTACTTAGTGTCTCAGCTAAAGATATAGATTCTGGAAACTTCGGGAGTGTTTCCTACGGCTTTTTCCAAGCATCAGATGAAATTAAACAAACTTTCTCAATTAATGAAGTCACAGGAGAAATCCGACTGACAAAGAAACTGGATTTTGAACACATTAAATCTTACCACGTAGAAATTGAGGCCATAGATGGCGGAGGCCTTTCTGGAAAAGGCACTGTAGTCATACACGTGGTGGATGTGAACGACAATGCCCCTGAGCTTACCATATCTTCACTCACCAACTCCATCCCAGAAAATGCTCCTGAGACTGTAGTGTCTATCTTCAGAATTCGAGATAGAGACTCTGGAGACAATGGAAAGATGATTTGCTCTATCCCAGATAATCTGCCGTTCCTTCTGAAACCGACTTTCAAGAATTTCTACACGCTGGTAACGGAGAGTCCCCTcgacagagagagcagagccgAATACAACATCACCATCACGGTCACCGACTTGGGGACCCCCAGGCTGAAAACGCAGCACAACATAACCGTGACGGTCTCCGACGTCAACGACAACGCCCCCGCCTTCAGCCAAACCACCTACACCCTGCGCGTCCGCGAAAACAACAGCCCCGCCCTGCACATCGGCAGCGTGAGCGCCACGGACAGGGACTCGGGCGCCAACGCCCAGGTCACCTACTCGCTGCTGCCGCCCGCGGACCCGCAGctgcccctggcctccctggtGTCCATCAACGCGGACAACGGGCAGCTGTTCGCGCTCAGGTCCCTGGATTACGAGGCGCTGCAGGCGTTCGAGTTCGGCGTGCGCGCGGCCGACCGCGGCTCGCCCGCGCTCAGCAGCCAGGCGCGGGTGCGCGTGCTGGTGCTGGACGACAACGACAACGCGCCCTTCGTGCTGTACCCGCCGCAGAACGGCTCTGCGCCCTGCACCGAGCTGGTGCCCAGGGCGGCCGAGGCGGGCTACCTGGTGACCAAGGTGGTGGCGGTGGACGGCGACTCGGGCCAGAACGCCTGGCTGTCGTACCAGCTGCTCAAGGCCACGGAGCCCGGGCTGTTCGGCGTGTGGGCGCACAACGGCGAGGTGCGCACGGCCCGGCTGCTGAGCGAGCGCGACGCCGTCAAGCACAGGCTGGTGGTGCTGGTCAAGGACAATGGCGAGCCGCCGCGCTCGGCCAGCGTCACGCTGCACGTGCTGCTGGTGGACGGCTTCTCGCAGCCCTACCTGCCGCTCCCGGAGGTGGCGGCGGCCGAGGCGCGGGCCGACCCGCTCACCGTCTACTTGGTCGTGGCCTTGGCGTCCGTGTCGTCGCTCTTCCTGTTCTCGGTGCTGGTGTTCGTGGCGGTGCGGCTGTGCAGGCGGAGCCGGGCGGCGTCTGCGGGTCGCTGCTCGGGGCCCGAGGGCCACTTTCCGGGCCCCCTGGTGGACGTCAGTGGCGCGGGGACGCCTTCGCAGAGCTACCAGTATGACGTGTGTCTGACGGGAGACCCTAGGACTG ACATGAACATCCGTTATCAACCAAATAATTATTTACCTTTGATGTCCAAGTTATCTTCTCTTCAATGTAGCTTTGaggtattttatttcaatttatcagttttatgtTAA